A DNA window from Haloactinospora alba contains the following coding sequences:
- a CDS encoding MurR/RpiR family transcriptional regulator: MNTSSSEGGFRSRVAEATERLSPRERDITDFMLNNPADAVTASAAELARMTGASDATVVRTARSLGYGGLRELKQALLEMITLRRDPALVLDQRLEQIENGGVLQHVVRDSAGLTGEVPAALDDGAWHTAVETLDTTGRVWCYGIGPAGLTAQHLALELVRIGKSATAVSSTGFRLADDLLDLDGGDTVVVFAPLRMFRETEVVLDHADGVGAPVVVVTEALAPLLRDRVRALLTTPPSTTGAASENLAGLLLAHALTLELAARDRSGSVTARQRLNQLRHDIAGDGIDTPVVEDRTSPPDHQG; this comes from the coding sequence ATGAACACTTCTTCCTCGGAGGGTGGTTTCCGCTCCCGGGTAGCCGAGGCCACGGAGCGGCTGTCTCCCCGGGAGCGCGACATCACGGACTTCATGCTCAACAACCCGGCCGACGCGGTGACGGCGTCGGCCGCGGAGCTGGCCCGGATGACCGGGGCCAGCGACGCGACCGTGGTGCGCACGGCCCGGTCCCTGGGGTACGGCGGGCTCCGGGAGCTCAAACAGGCCCTGCTGGAGATGATCACCCTGCGCCGCGACCCGGCGCTGGTGCTGGACCAGCGGCTGGAACAGATCGAGAACGGCGGTGTGCTGCAGCACGTGGTCCGCGACAGCGCCGGCCTCACGGGGGAGGTACCGGCCGCGCTCGACGACGGCGCCTGGCACACCGCCGTGGAGACCCTGGACACCACCGGCCGGGTGTGGTGCTACGGCATCGGCCCGGCGGGGCTGACCGCCCAGCACCTCGCGCTGGAACTCGTCCGGATCGGCAAGAGCGCCACCGCCGTGAGCTCCACCGGTTTCCGGCTCGCCGACGACCTGCTCGACCTGGACGGAGGCGACACCGTCGTCGTCTTCGCCCCGCTGCGCATGTTCCGCGAGACGGAGGTCGTCCTCGACCACGCCGACGGGGTCGGGGCTCCCGTGGTGGTTGTGACCGAGGCACTGGCGCCACTGCTCCGCGACCGGGTGCGGGCGCTCCTCACCACTCCCCCCTCCACCACCGGGGCCGCCAGCGAGAACCTCGCCGGGCTCCTCCTCGCGCACGCGCTGACGCTGGAGCTCGCCGCCCGGGACCGCAGCGGATCGGTCACCGCGCGGCAGCGCCTCAACCAGCTGCGCCACGACATCGCCGGGGACGGCATCGACACCCCGGTGGTGGAGGACCGGACCTCCCCACCGGACCACCAGGGTTAG
- a CDS encoding sugar-binding transcriptional regulator, with the protein MSDPRGEVQDGTGATGGPAGLVRLAAIARRFYLDGRSKVEIADEFGMSRFKVARALEAARSNGIVHIDIRLPAHLDAELSDRLCEAYGLNRAIVVPASADTEQTRADLGAAAARLLGEIVRPDEVLGLAWSRTLQIMGTQLAGLPRCTVVQLNGVLSEHAEEGGSVETVRRAAALSGGPAYPIYAPLILPDSATAATLHADPGLSAAFALYDRLTTAVVAIGGWDERNSTVYQALDADARSRYTAEGVRAEISAQLFDAHGRQVHTDLDSRVISVRAEQLRRAGEVVAVAGAGDVAKAHAIGSALRSGLASTLVTDSAVAEVLLAGRGE; encoded by the coding sequence ATGAGCGATCCGCGTGGTGAGGTGCAGGACGGGACGGGTGCGACCGGCGGCCCCGCCGGGCTGGTCCGGCTCGCGGCCATCGCCCGCAGGTTCTACCTGGACGGGCGGTCCAAGGTGGAGATCGCCGACGAGTTCGGCATGAGCCGCTTCAAGGTCGCCCGTGCTCTCGAGGCGGCGCGGAGCAACGGGATCGTGCACATCGACATCCGACTGCCCGCCCACCTGGACGCCGAGCTCTCCGACCGGCTGTGCGAGGCCTACGGGCTGAACCGCGCGATCGTGGTACCGGCGTCCGCGGACACCGAGCAGACCCGCGCCGACCTGGGCGCGGCCGCGGCACGGCTGCTGGGTGAGATCGTCCGACCGGACGAGGTGCTGGGCCTGGCCTGGAGCCGGACCCTGCAGATCATGGGGACCCAGCTCGCCGGTCTGCCGCGGTGCACCGTGGTCCAGCTCAACGGCGTGCTGTCCGAGCACGCCGAGGAGGGCGGCTCCGTGGAGACCGTGCGCCGCGCCGCGGCCCTGTCCGGCGGACCCGCCTACCCGATCTACGCTCCCCTGATCCTGCCGGACTCCGCCACGGCCGCCACCCTGCACGCCGACCCGGGGCTGTCGGCCGCCTTCGCGCTGTACGACCGGCTGACCACGGCGGTGGTCGCCATCGGCGGCTGGGACGAGCGCAACTCCACCGTCTACCAGGCCCTGGACGCCGACGCGCGGTCCCGCTACACGGCCGAGGGCGTGCGCGCGGAGATCTCCGCCCAACTGTTCGACGCCCACGGCCGGCAGGTGCACACCGACCTGGACTCCCGCGTCATCAGCGTCCGCGCCGAGCAGCTGCGCCGCGCCGGCGAGGTCGTCGCCGTGGCCGGAGCCGGGGACGTGGCCAAGGCCCACGCCATCGGCTCGGCCCTGCGCAGCGGTCTGGCCTCCACACTCGTCACCGACAGCGCCGTGGCCGAGGTGCTGCTGGCGGGCCGGGGCGAGTAA
- a CDS encoding zinc-dependent alcohol dehydrogenase family protein: MRAAIITEPGTVTVGERPDPAPAPDGVVIRVGACGVCGTDLHIADGEFPPSPYPLVPGHEFAGWVAGVGERAPGGLRPGDRVAVDPSLFCGYCEYCRAGRGNLCANWGAVGDTVDGAFAEYVAVPAANCHRVPDTMTMREAALVEPLSCAVHGVRRIGVEAGERFLLVGAGTMGLLLQQLLQNSGAEVTVVDRVPERLATAEELGAAHTATDAARTGGGFDAAVDATGAPAAIEAALTALRRGGRLLVFGVAADDARISLSPFRIYNDEITVVGSMAVLHSFGTAVTLLSSGAVRTAPLLSHALPLESFPRALGLVRSGAGVKVQVTPDGNETGA; this comes from the coding sequence GTGCGAGCGGCCATCATCACCGAACCCGGAACGGTCACCGTCGGTGAGCGACCCGACCCGGCACCCGCGCCCGACGGCGTCGTCATCCGCGTCGGAGCCTGCGGCGTCTGCGGAACCGACCTGCACATCGCCGACGGCGAGTTCCCGCCCAGCCCCTACCCGCTGGTTCCGGGGCACGAGTTCGCCGGGTGGGTCGCCGGGGTGGGCGAGCGCGCCCCCGGCGGGTTGCGGCCCGGCGACCGGGTCGCCGTGGACCCGTCGCTGTTCTGCGGGTACTGCGAGTACTGCCGCGCCGGGCGCGGCAACCTGTGCGCCAACTGGGGCGCGGTCGGTGACACCGTCGACGGCGCCTTCGCCGAGTACGTCGCGGTCCCCGCGGCCAACTGCCACCGCGTGCCCGACACCATGACCATGCGCGAGGCTGCCCTGGTCGAGCCGCTGTCCTGCGCCGTGCACGGTGTGCGCCGCATCGGGGTCGAAGCCGGCGAGCGGTTCCTGCTCGTCGGGGCGGGCACCATGGGCCTGCTCCTGCAGCAACTGCTGCAGAACTCCGGCGCCGAGGTCACGGTGGTGGACCGCGTACCCGAACGGCTCGCCACCGCCGAGGAGCTGGGGGCCGCACACACCGCCACCGACGCCGCCCGCACCGGCGGCGGGTTCGACGCCGCGGTCGACGCGACCGGCGCGCCCGCGGCCATCGAGGCGGCCCTCACCGCGCTGCGCCGCGGCGGGCGGCTGCTCGTCTTCGGCGTGGCCGCCGACGACGCCCGGATCTCCCTCTCCCCGTTCCGCATCTACAACGACGAGATCACCGTCGTCGGCTCGATGGCGGTCCTGCACAGCTTCGGCACCGCCGTGACGCTGCTGTCCTCCGGCGCGGTGCGCACCGCGCCGCTGCTCAGCCACGCGCTGCCCCTGGAGAGCTTCCCCCGGGCACTGGGGCTGGTGCGGTCCGGCGCCGGGGTGAAGGTCCAGGTGACACCCGACGGCAACGAGACCGGCGCCTGA
- a CDS encoding ABC transporter substrate-binding protein → MRPIPRPGRPAALRLAAVAATGLLLTGCAGADTATTDGDDTRLVVAIVSNPQMQDAMSLESEFRKQHPGIEVDFVSLPENEARAKITTSVATGGGEFDAVMISNYETRQWAEYGWLENLQPRIDASEDYDARDFIPSIREDLSYEGDMYSVPFYGESSFVAYREDLFERAGVEMPENPTWDEIAELASELDGIEPGVSGICMRGLAGWGEMLSPFNSILHTFGGRWYDEDWNAELDSPEFQRAADFYVDLVREHGQPGAANSGFGDCLNHYAQGRAAMFYDSTSMVSTIEDDNASTVAGENGYAPAPVAETDYGGWLYTWTLGIPSTSEHPEEAWEFLEWMTDKDYVRLVGEEYGWQRVPPGNRLSTFEIPEYREAASDYADPMLRGIEEADPGDPGTRPVPYEGIGFLAIPEFQDLGTRVSQQLSAAIAGQVTTEEALAQSQEYARTVGETYRENER, encoded by the coding sequence GTGCGACCGATCCCCCGACCCGGCCGGCCCGCGGCTCTCCGCCTGGCGGCGGTAGCCGCCACCGGGCTGCTGCTGACCGGATGCGCCGGCGCCGACACCGCCACCACGGACGGCGACGACACCCGGCTCGTCGTCGCGATCGTGTCCAACCCGCAGATGCAGGACGCCATGTCCCTGGAGTCGGAGTTCCGGAAGCAGCACCCCGGCATCGAGGTCGACTTCGTGTCGCTTCCGGAGAACGAGGCGCGCGCCAAGATCACCACCTCGGTGGCCACCGGCGGCGGCGAGTTCGACGCGGTGATGATCAGCAACTACGAGACCCGCCAGTGGGCCGAGTACGGCTGGCTGGAGAACCTGCAGCCCCGCATCGACGCCAGCGAGGACTACGACGCGCGGGACTTCATCCCCTCCATCCGCGAGGACCTGTCCTACGAGGGCGACATGTACTCCGTGCCGTTCTACGGCGAGTCCTCCTTCGTGGCCTACCGCGAGGACCTGTTCGAGCGGGCCGGCGTCGAGATGCCGGAGAACCCCACCTGGGACGAGATCGCCGAACTGGCCTCCGAGCTCGACGGGATCGAGCCCGGGGTCTCCGGCATCTGCATGCGGGGCCTCGCGGGGTGGGGAGAGATGCTCAGCCCCTTCAACAGCATCCTGCACACCTTCGGCGGCCGCTGGTACGACGAGGACTGGAACGCCGAGCTCGACTCGCCCGAGTTCCAGCGGGCCGCCGACTTCTACGTCGACCTGGTCCGGGAGCACGGCCAACCCGGCGCGGCCAACAGCGGCTTCGGCGACTGCCTCAACCACTACGCCCAGGGGCGCGCCGCCATGTTCTACGACTCCACCTCCATGGTCAGCACCATCGAGGACGACAACGCCAGCACCGTCGCCGGCGAGAACGGCTACGCGCCGGCACCGGTCGCCGAGACCGACTACGGCGGCTGGCTCTACACCTGGACGCTGGGCATCCCCTCCACCTCCGAGCATCCCGAGGAGGCCTGGGAGTTCCTGGAGTGGATGACCGACAAGGACTACGTCCGACTGGTCGGCGAGGAGTACGGCTGGCAGCGGGTGCCGCCGGGCAACCGGCTGTCCACCTTCGAGATCCCCGAGTACCGGGAGGCCGCGAGCGACTACGCCGACCCGATGCTGCGGGGCATCGAGGAGGCCGACCCCGGCGACCCCGGGACGCGGCCCGTTCCCTACGAGGGCATCGGGTTCCTCGCGATCCCCGAGTTCCAGGACCTGGGGACCCGGGTCAGCCAGCAGCTCAGCGCCGCCATCGCCGGCCAGGTGACCACCGAGGAGGCTCTGGCCCAGAGCCAGGAGTACGCCCGGACCGTGGGCGAGACCTACAGGGAGAACGAGCGATGA
- a CDS encoding carbohydrate ABC transporter permease, with translation MSAVTTPRRRSAATERARGWKRRAPLLPALVFVLLVTQLPFLATLVYSLRSWNLLRPDSRMWVGLANYTSVLTDAQFLGAALNTVLITASCVLVAMALGIGLALLLDRGFVGRGVVRTLVITPFLVLPVATALLWKHIMFEPVFGLVNFLLSPFGAGDVDWISQSPVFSVVVALVWQWTPFMTLLVLAGLQSQSRDVLEAGAADGASRWQMFTWITLPHLRRYIELGVLLGSIYVVNTFDTIYMMTQGGPGTASANLPFYIYQRTFLGFDIGQSAAMGVVVVVGTIVVALLALRLIFRTFMSTQEAAT, from the coding sequence ATGAGCGCTGTTACGACCCCACGGCGGCGCTCGGCGGCGACCGAGCGGGCGCGGGGCTGGAAACGCCGCGCGCCGCTGCTTCCCGCGCTGGTGTTCGTGCTGCTGGTGACGCAGCTTCCGTTCCTGGCCACGCTCGTGTACTCGCTGCGGTCCTGGAACCTGCTGCGCCCCGACTCCCGGATGTGGGTGGGGCTGGCCAACTACACCTCGGTCCTCACCGACGCGCAGTTCCTCGGCGCCGCCCTCAACACCGTCCTCATCACGGCGTCCTGCGTGCTGGTGGCGATGGCCCTCGGCATCGGGCTGGCCCTGCTGCTGGACCGCGGGTTCGTCGGCCGCGGGGTGGTGCGCACCCTCGTCATCACCCCGTTCCTGGTCCTGCCCGTGGCCACCGCGCTGCTGTGGAAGCACATCATGTTCGAGCCGGTGTTCGGGCTGGTGAACTTCCTGCTGTCACCGTTCGGAGCCGGCGACGTCGACTGGATCTCGCAGTCACCGGTGTTCTCCGTCGTGGTGGCGCTGGTCTGGCAGTGGACACCGTTCATGACACTGCTGGTGCTCGCCGGGCTGCAGAGCCAGAGCCGCGACGTCCTGGAGGCGGGAGCGGCCGACGGCGCCTCCCGGTGGCAGATGTTCACCTGGATCACACTGCCGCACCTGCGCCGCTACATCGAACTGGGCGTCCTGCTCGGCTCGATCTACGTGGTCAACACCTTCGACACGATCTACATGATGACCCAGGGCGGTCCGGGGACCGCCAGCGCCAACCTGCCCTTCTACATCTACCAGCGCACCTTCCTGGGCTTCGACATCGGCCAGTCCGCCGCCATGGGCGTCGTGGTGGTCGTCGGCACCATCGTCGTCGCCCTCCTGGCGCTGCGGCTGATCTTCAGGACGTTCATGAGCACACAGGAGGCGGCAACGTGA
- a CDS encoding carbohydrate ABC transporter permease, which translates to MGGSLLTLFTWAVGLVFVSPVLWLVLTAFKHENQAATDPPTVVFRPTLDRFTAVLDADFLPYLGNSLIATLASTLLVLLLGLPAAYALSVAPVKRTKDVLFFFISTKMLPVVAVVVPIYVAAARLSMLDNIWTLVVLYTAMNLPIAVWMLRSFFLEVPVAIVEAARVEGAGLPRVLWSVMLPVMAPGIAATALICMIFAWNEFFFAVNLTAAQAATVPVFLTGFITSEGLFVAQLSAAAVMASVPIVVVGWFAQGQLVRGLSMGAVK; encoded by the coding sequence CTGGGCGGATCGCTACTGACCCTGTTCACCTGGGCGGTCGGCCTCGTGTTCGTCTCGCCGGTGCTGTGGCTGGTACTCACGGCGTTCAAACACGAGAACCAGGCGGCCACCGACCCGCCGACGGTGGTGTTCCGACCGACCCTGGACCGGTTCACCGCCGTCCTGGACGCCGACTTCCTGCCCTACCTCGGCAACTCCCTCATCGCGACACTCGCCTCGACCCTGCTGGTGCTCCTGCTGGGTCTTCCGGCGGCCTACGCGCTGTCGGTGGCGCCGGTCAAACGGACCAAGGACGTACTCTTCTTCTTCATCTCCACGAAGATGCTTCCCGTGGTGGCGGTGGTCGTACCGATCTACGTGGCCGCGGCGCGGCTGTCCATGCTGGACAACATCTGGACGCTGGTGGTGCTCTACACCGCCATGAACCTGCCGATCGCGGTGTGGATGCTGCGTTCCTTCTTCCTGGAGGTTCCGGTGGCGATCGTGGAGGCCGCCCGGGTCGAGGGCGCGGGCCTGCCGCGGGTGCTGTGGTCGGTGATGCTGCCGGTGATGGCCCCCGGAATCGCCGCCACCGCCCTGATCTGCATGATCTTCGCCTGGAACGAGTTCTTCTTCGCGGTGAACCTCACCGCCGCGCAGGCCGCCACCGTGCCCGTGTTCCTCACCGGGTTCATCACCAGTGAGGGCCTGTTCGTGGCGCAACTGTCCGCGGCGGCCGTGATGGCCTCGGTTCCCATCGTGGTGGTCGGCTGGTTCGCCCAGGGCCAGCTCGTGCGGGGCCTGTCCATGGGCGCGGTGAAGTAG
- a CDS encoding GNAT family N-acetyltransferase, whose protein sequence is MITFRRLAGADLPLVGRRLSHPHVARWWNQDSSPEAVARDFGPATRGEDTSENLIALLDGEPLGLVQFGRLADEPADRAAFASLVAVPPHAVTLDYLVGEPDRVGRGLGTRMISAALRRVWREYPRAEAVLVAVVAANTASWRALEKAGMTRVGSGAMEPDNPVDDPLHHVYRADRPS, encoded by the coding sequence GTGATCACCTTCCGCCGGCTCGCCGGAGCCGACCTCCCGCTGGTGGGCCGGCGGCTGTCCCACCCGCACGTGGCGCGGTGGTGGAACCAGGACTCCTCGCCGGAGGCGGTGGCTCGCGATTTCGGTCCCGCCACGCGCGGGGAGGACACGTCCGAGAACCTGATCGCCCTGCTCGACGGCGAGCCCCTCGGCCTGGTGCAGTTCGGCCGGCTGGCCGACGAGCCCGCCGACCGCGCCGCGTTCGCCTCCCTCGTCGCTGTTCCCCCGCACGCGGTGACCCTCGACTACCTCGTGGGCGAGCCGGACCGTGTCGGGCGCGGGCTGGGCACGCGGATGATCAGCGCGGCGCTGCGGCGCGTGTGGCGGGAGTACCCGCGCGCCGAGGCCGTGCTGGTCGCCGTGGTCGCGGCCAACACCGCCTCGTGGCGGGCCCTGGAGAAGGCCGGGATGACGCGGGTGGGCAGCGGCGCGATGGAGCCCGACAACCCCGTCGACGACCCGCTGCACCACGTCTACCGCGCCGACCGCCCCTCCTGA
- a CDS encoding DUF779 domain-containing protein: MAPVSRVAVTGEAAELLRRLRESHGPVMFHQSGGCCDGSSPMCYPRGEFRTGANDVLLGELDVPGVPEGVEVWMSGPQFEYWRHTHLTIDVVAGRGGGFSLEAPEGVRFLLRSRLLTDGELDRLDQR; encoded by the coding sequence ATGGCCCCCGTCAGCAGGGTGGCGGTGACGGGGGAGGCGGCGGAGCTGCTCCGCCGGCTGCGGGAGTCCCACGGTCCGGTGATGTTCCACCAGTCCGGCGGGTGCTGCGACGGGAGCTCTCCCATGTGCTACCCGCGCGGGGAGTTTCGGACCGGCGCCAACGACGTGCTGCTGGGTGAGCTGGACGTGCCCGGGGTGCCCGAGGGCGTCGAGGTGTGGATGTCGGGGCCGCAGTTCGAGTACTGGAGGCACACCCACCTCACCATCGACGTGGTCGCCGGCAGGGGCGGCGGGTTCTCCCTGGAGGCCCCGGAGGGGGTGCGGTTCCTGCTCCGCTCCCGCCTGCTGACGGACGGGGAACTCGACCGGCTGGACCAGCGTTAG
- the exaC gene encoding acetaldehyde dehydrogenase ExaC, whose translation MSRYAAPGAPGSVVEYRSRYDHLIGGEYVAPASGAYFENPTPVTGEVFTEVARGAGDDVERAVDAARAAAPAWGGTAPAERSAVLLAIADRVEQNLERLAVAESWENGKPVRECLAADLPLAVDHFRYFAGALRAQEGTISQIDGNTVAYHFHEPLGVVGQIIPWNFPLLMAVWKLAPALAAGNAVVLKPAEQTPASIHVLMELVSDLIPAGVVNVVNGFGAEAGKPLASNPRVSKIAFTGETTTGRLILQYASENIIPATVELGGKSPNIFFDDVAAARDNFHDKALEGFALFALNQGEVCTCPSRALIQSGIYRDFLAEAVERTERIKPGHPLDTETRLGAQASNDQLEKILSYIDIGKREGARILTGGNRVDLGGELSGGYYVEPTVFEGHNRQRIFQEEIFGPVVSVTSFDDYDDAMGIANDTLYGLGAGVWSRNGTTAYRAGRDIQAGRVWVNNFHAYPAHAAFGGYKQSGIGRETHKMMLDHYQQTKNLLVSYSDSAMGLF comes from the coding sequence ATGTCCCGGTACGCAGCCCCTGGCGCGCCCGGATCGGTAGTCGAGTACCGGTCCCGTTACGACCACCTCATCGGAGGGGAGTACGTGGCGCCCGCGAGCGGCGCCTATTTCGAGAACCCGACCCCGGTCACCGGTGAGGTGTTCACCGAGGTCGCCCGGGGGGCCGGCGACGATGTCGAACGGGCCGTGGACGCGGCCCGGGCGGCCGCGCCCGCCTGGGGCGGGACGGCCCCCGCGGAGCGCTCCGCCGTCCTGCTCGCCATCGCCGACCGGGTGGAACAGAACCTGGAGAGGCTGGCGGTCGCCGAGTCGTGGGAGAACGGGAAACCGGTGCGGGAGTGCCTGGCCGCCGACCTTCCGCTGGCGGTGGACCACTTCCGCTACTTCGCGGGCGCGCTGCGCGCGCAGGAGGGAACGATCTCCCAGATCGACGGGAACACGGTCGCCTACCACTTCCACGAGCCCCTGGGCGTGGTCGGCCAGATCATCCCGTGGAACTTCCCGCTGCTGATGGCCGTGTGGAAGCTGGCTCCGGCGCTGGCGGCGGGCAACGCGGTGGTGCTCAAACCGGCCGAGCAGACCCCTGCCTCCATCCACGTGCTGATGGAGCTGGTGTCCGACCTGATCCCGGCGGGCGTGGTCAACGTGGTCAACGGTTTCGGGGCGGAGGCGGGCAAACCGCTGGCGTCCAACCCGCGGGTGAGCAAGATCGCGTTCACCGGCGAGACCACCACGGGGCGGCTGATCCTGCAGTACGCCAGCGAGAACATCATCCCCGCCACCGTGGAGCTCGGCGGGAAGAGCCCCAACATCTTCTTCGACGACGTCGCGGCGGCGAGGGACAACTTCCACGACAAGGCGCTGGAGGGATTCGCCCTGTTCGCGCTGAACCAGGGCGAGGTGTGCACCTGCCCGTCGCGCGCGTTGATCCAGTCCGGCATCTACAGGGACTTCCTCGCCGAGGCCGTGGAGCGCACGGAACGGATCAAACCCGGCCACCCGCTGGACACCGAAACCCGGCTCGGCGCGCAGGCCAGCAACGACCAGCTCGAGAAGATCCTGTCCTACATCGACATCGGCAAACGGGAGGGCGCCAGGATCCTCACCGGCGGCAACCGGGTCGACCTGGGCGGGGAGCTCTCCGGCGGGTACTACGTCGAGCCGACCGTCTTCGAGGGGCACAACAGGCAGCGCATCTTCCAGGAGGAGATCTTCGGCCCCGTGGTGTCGGTGACCTCCTTCGACGACTACGACGACGCCATGGGGATCGCCAACGACACCCTCTACGGGCTCGGCGCCGGTGTGTGGTCCCGGAACGGCACCACCGCCTACCGCGCGGGACGCGACATCCAGGCCGGCCGGGTGTGGGTGAACAACTTCCACGCCTACCCGGCGCACGCCGCGTTCGGCGGGTACAAACAGTCCGGGATCGGCCGGGAGACGCACAAGATGATGCTGGATCACTACCAGCAGACCAAGAACCTCCTGGTGAGTTATTCGGACAGCGCGATGGGGCTGTTCTGA
- a CDS encoding GAF domain-containing protein — translation MRDADEPHTDPLDRARLLERVHAAVLSGGEGPSPPRRLVRESWQRSLAAEIDPNGWKPPVTLDEDQLPEARGSHPLAVCLPVLRRTLLESAGGAPHIMIVTDARGNILWREGDAAVRRRADAVRLSEGTQWAETAIGTNAMGTALATGSPVQIHSAEHLVCTYHSWTCAASPIRDPETGAVLGSVDISGPLHTMHPALQALVSAAAQLAENELATRAARERDRERERGREHLRELRGEPGALLDSDGRVVAAEPRGLPLPDHVDVRRPGTAAPAGEERTAVLEPRGEGYLLRLPPSRGRRTSPPLLRLRFLDRHRPLVEVDGRVLPLGARHAELLAALALRGKATSEQLTLLIHGEAGNPGTVRAEIHRLRARLGGAVVSTAPYRLDARLEADFRTLREHLLRGEVLPAVRMHGRGLLPASEAPVVREEREDLAAGLRAAVLGDGDPDPLWEYVRTEAGHDDVEALERLTGLLPDGDWRAGTCRARLTRLLHEPD, via the coding sequence GTGCGAGACGCCGACGAGCCGCACACCGACCCGCTCGACCGGGCGCGGTTACTCGAACGGGTCCACGCCGCCGTGCTCTCCGGCGGGGAGGGACCCTCCCCGCCGCGCCGGCTGGTCCGCGAGTCCTGGCAGAGGTCGCTCGCGGCCGAGATCGACCCGAACGGGTGGAAACCACCGGTCACCCTCGACGAGGACCAGCTCCCCGAGGCGCGCGGTTCCCACCCGCTGGCGGTGTGCCTGCCCGTCCTGCGCCGGACACTGCTCGAGTCCGCGGGCGGCGCGCCGCACATCATGATCGTCACCGACGCGCGGGGGAACATCCTCTGGCGGGAGGGGGACGCGGCGGTACGCCGCAGGGCGGACGCGGTGCGCCTCAGTGAGGGGACCCAGTGGGCCGAGACCGCGATCGGTACGAACGCCATGGGAACCGCGCTGGCCACGGGCTCCCCCGTGCAGATCCACTCCGCCGAGCACCTGGTGTGCACGTACCACTCGTGGACGTGCGCAGCCAGCCCGATCCGCGACCCGGAGACCGGGGCGGTTCTGGGGTCGGTCGACATCAGCGGGCCGCTGCACACGATGCACCCGGCCCTGCAGGCTCTGGTATCCGCCGCCGCACAGCTCGCGGAGAACGAGCTGGCCACCCGCGCGGCGCGGGAACGGGACCGGGAGCGGGAGCGCGGCCGGGAACACCTGCGGGAGCTGCGCGGGGAGCCGGGGGCGCTGCTGGATTCCGACGGTCGGGTCGTCGCGGCGGAACCACGCGGCCTCCCCCTTCCCGACCACGTCGACGTGCGGCGCCCCGGAACGGCCGCACCAGCCGGGGAGGAGCGCACGGCGGTGCTGGAGCCGCGGGGGGAGGGCTACCTGCTGCGGCTGCCGCCGTCCCGTGGCCGGCGGACCTCCCCGCCGCTGTTGCGGCTGCGGTTCCTGGACCGGCACCGCCCGCTGGTGGAGGTGGACGGCCGCGTCCTGCCGCTGGGGGCGCGGCACGCCGAACTGCTCGCCGCGCTCGCGCTGCGGGGGAAAGCCACCTCCGAACAGCTGACGCTGCTCATCCACGGTGAGGCGGGCAACCCGGGCACGGTGCGCGCGGAGATACACCGGCTGCGCGCCCGGCTCGGCGGCGCCGTCGTCAGCACCGCCCCCTACCGGTTGGACGCGCGGCTCGAGGCGGACTTCCGCACCCTGCGGGAGCACCTGCTGCGCGGGGAGGTGCTCCCGGCCGTCCGGATGCACGGGCGGGGGCTGCTGCCGGCCTCGGAGGCCCCCGTCGTGCGCGAGGAGCGCGAGGACCTGGCCGCCGGCCTGCGCGCGGCGGTCCTCGGCGACGGCGACCCGGACCCGTTGTGGGAGTACGTCCGCACCGAGGCGGGCCACGACGACGTCGAGGCGCTGGAACGCCTCACCGGCCTCCTCCCCGACGGCGACTGGCGCGCCGGAACGTGCCGCGCGCGCCTGACGCGCCTGCTGCACGAACCGGACTGA